A window from Aquabacterium sp. NJ1 encodes these proteins:
- a CDS encoding FtsX-like permease family protein, translating into MFLLRLLLKNAFRHRLRALLTMIGLVVAIAAFGLLRTIVDAWYAGVDATSSTRLITRSSISLTFPLPLNYAERIKSVDGVSGISWANWFGGIYITERNFFAQFAVDPPSYLALYPEFILSDQEKQDFFHDRQGCVVGRKLADKFGWKVGDTIAMRGTIYPGTWTFTIRGIYKGKDAKTDAQQMFIHWKLLAETIRARMGGGPQADHVGVYVVGIKNPDDAPLISQRIDALFKNSLAETLTETEKAFQLGFVSMSEAILLAVQAVSFIIILIIMAVMANTMTMTARERLAEYATLKALGFGPNFVVKLLFGESLLIALIGGFIGMAVTFPLARAFVNAAGTLFPIFNVSMLTISLQLGASVVVGTVAAAWPAWKMSRIDIVQGLRHVA; encoded by the coding sequence ATGTTCCTGCTCAGGCTCTTGCTCAAGAACGCGTTCAGGCATCGCCTGCGCGCCTTGCTGACCATGATCGGTCTGGTCGTGGCCATTGCCGCCTTCGGCCTGCTGCGCACCATCGTCGACGCCTGGTACGCCGGGGTGGACGCCACGTCCAGCACGCGTCTGATCACGCGCAGCTCGATCTCGCTGACCTTTCCCTTGCCCCTGAACTACGCCGAGCGCATCAAGTCGGTGGACGGGGTGAGCGGCATCTCATGGGCCAACTGGTTCGGCGGCATCTACATCACCGAGCGCAACTTCTTTGCGCAGTTCGCCGTCGACCCGCCCAGCTACCTGGCGCTGTACCCCGAGTTCATCCTGAGCGACCAGGAGAAGCAGGACTTCTTCCATGACCGCCAGGGCTGCGTGGTCGGGCGCAAGCTGGCCGACAAGTTCGGCTGGAAGGTGGGCGACACGATCGCGATGCGCGGCACCATCTACCCGGGCACCTGGACCTTCACCATCCGCGGCATCTACAAGGGCAAGGACGCCAAGACCGATGCGCAGCAGATGTTCATCCACTGGAAGCTGCTGGCCGAGACGATCCGTGCGCGCATGGGGGGCGGGCCGCAGGCCGACCATGTGGGCGTGTACGTGGTGGGCATCAAGAACCCGGATGACGCCCCCTTGATCTCGCAGCGCATCGACGCGCTGTTCAAGAACTCGCTGGCGGAAACGCTCACCGAAACCGAGAAGGCTTTTCAGCTCGGCTTCGTGTCCATGAGCGAGGCCATCTTGCTGGCCGTGCAGGCCGTGAGCTTCATCATCATCCTGATCATCATGGCGGTGATGGCCAACACGATGACGATGACGGCGCGCGAACGCCTGGCCGAGTACGCCACGCTCAAGGCGCTGGGTTTCGGGCCGAACTTCGTGGTCAAACTGCTGTTTGGCGAAAGCCTGTTGATCGCCCTGATCGGCGGGTTCATCGGCATGGCCGTGACCTTCCCGCTGGCGCGTGCTTTTGTGAACGCGGCGGGCACGCTGTTTCCCATCTTCAACGTGTCCATGCTGACCATCAGCCTGCAGTTGGGGGCCAGTGTCGTGGTGGGCACCGTGGCGGCGGCCTGGCCGGCCTGGAAGATGTCCCGCATCGACATCGTGCAGGGACTGCGGCATGTGGCTTGA
- a CDS encoding CDP-alcohol phosphatidyltransferase family protein produces the protein MALSIYQLKPRFQALLRPMVARLARLGVTANQVTLSACLVSVAVGLGLYLANTPWAWYALIPVWMLLRMAFNAVDGMLAREHGQQSVLGAYLNELTDVLSDAALYMPFARVAPFDPFWLGVVVLASALSEMAGALGATVGGVRQYDGPMGKSDRAFVFGLLGALVALFGQGAGLPSHWWPVAWVLPLVAVLTSCAIYNRIQSGIQHSHERRS, from the coding sequence ATGGCGCTGTCGATTTACCAACTCAAGCCCCGTTTCCAGGCATTGCTGCGGCCGATGGTTGCCAGGCTGGCGCGTCTCGGCGTTACCGCCAATCAGGTGACCTTGAGTGCCTGTCTGGTGTCTGTGGCCGTCGGCCTCGGGCTCTATCTGGCGAATACCCCGTGGGCCTGGTATGCGCTGATACCGGTTTGGATGCTGCTTCGCATGGCCTTCAATGCGGTGGATGGCATGCTGGCTCGCGAGCATGGCCAGCAATCCGTGTTGGGGGCCTACCTCAACGAGCTGACGGACGTCCTGTCCGACGCGGCCCTCTATATGCCGTTCGCGCGTGTCGCGCCCTTTGATCCCTTCTGGCTCGGGGTGGTGGTGCTGGCTTCGGCCTTGTCCGAGATGGCGGGCGCCTTGGGTGCCACCGTGGGCGGCGTGCGCCAATACGACGGGCCCATGGGCAAGAGCGACCGGGCCTTCGTGTTCGGCCTGCTCGGCGCGCTGGTGGCCTTGTTCGGTCAAGGCGCGGGCCTGCCCAGCCATTGGTGGCCAGTGGCCTGGGTGCTGCCGCTGGTGGCGGTGCTGACCAGTTGCGCCATCTACAACCGCATTCAATCAGGGATCCAACATAGCCATGAGCGCCGTTCTTGA
- a CDS encoding bifunctional alpha/beta hydrolase/class I SAM-dependent methyltransferase — protein sequence MSAVLESTGASAPAPRRHTEHHFVTHDGQQLFYRYWPATSGVARGAIVLFHRGHEHGGRMAHLVDELDLPDMAFFAWDARGHGQSPGPRGYSPSFATSVRDIQTFMAHLQAEHGVAQSDVHVVAQSVGAVLVSAWVHDYAPRLRGLTLASPAFKVKLYVPFARAGIRLWQSLVGPFYVNSYVKAKFLTHDAERIASYEADPLIARPIASHILLGLYEAAERVVADAAAITVPTQLLISGADWVVHQGPQRAFFQRLGSAVKEVHELPGFFHDTLGEKDRHVAVARIRDFVNKRFAVRAPAPVDLRMPHRQGATFDEAQALARPLSPWSLRGLYWASVRTGLRVGGWLSKGIALGHATGFDSGSTLDYVYRNQAAGMGPIGRLVDRVYLDSIGWRGIRVRKQHVQELLNHAMARVRDQGMPVRLMDIAAGHGRYVLDAVADSAVKPEAILLRDYSDINVQDGTALIQARGLQQVARFVKADAFDRASLRSVQPAPTVAVVSGLYELFADNQMVSESLAGIADAMPEGGCLVYTGQPWHPQLEMIARALTSHRQGQAWVMRRRTQQEMDQLVEAAGFRKVSQRVDEWGIFTVSLAVRVRSA from the coding sequence ATGAGCGCCGTTCTTGAATCGACGGGTGCGTCTGCCCCGGCTCCGCGTCGCCACACCGAGCACCATTTCGTCACCCACGACGGGCAGCAACTGTTTTACCGGTATTGGCCGGCTACCTCGGGGGTGGCTCGGGGTGCGATCGTTCTGTTCCACCGCGGGCACGAGCATGGCGGGCGCATGGCGCATCTGGTCGACGAGCTGGATTTGCCCGACATGGCCTTCTTCGCATGGGATGCACGCGGGCATGGCCAGTCCCCGGGGCCGCGCGGCTACAGCCCCAGCTTTGCCACCTCGGTGCGCGACATCCAGACCTTCATGGCGCACCTGCAGGCCGAGCATGGCGTGGCCCAGTCCGATGTGCATGTCGTGGCGCAGAGCGTCGGTGCCGTGCTGGTCTCGGCCTGGGTGCATGACTACGCGCCTCGCCTTCGTGGCCTGACGCTGGCTTCGCCGGCCTTCAAGGTCAAGCTCTATGTGCCCTTCGCGCGCGCCGGCATCCGTTTGTGGCAAAGCCTGGTGGGGCCCTTCTATGTCAACAGCTACGTCAAGGCGAAGTTCCTGACGCACGATGCCGAACGCATCGCCAGTTACGAGGCTGATCCCTTGATCGCCCGGCCGATTGCCTCGCACATCCTGCTGGGCCTGTACGAAGCCGCCGAGCGTGTCGTGGCCGATGCGGCCGCCATCACGGTGCCCACGCAGTTGCTGATCTCCGGTGCGGACTGGGTCGTGCACCAGGGGCCGCAGCGTGCGTTCTTCCAGCGCCTGGGCAGTGCGGTCAAAGAGGTTCATGAGCTGCCGGGCTTCTTCCATGACACGCTGGGTGAGAAGGACCGTCATGTGGCGGTGGCGCGCATCCGCGATTTCGTGAACAAGCGCTTTGCAGTGCGCGCGCCGGCGCCGGTGGATCTGCGCATGCCGCACAGGCAGGGCGCGACTTTCGATGAGGCCCAGGCACTGGCTCGTCCGCTGTCGCCCTGGTCCTTGCGTGGGTTGTACTGGGCCAGCGTGCGCACGGGCTTGCGCGTCGGCGGCTGGCTGTCCAAGGGGATTGCGCTGGGGCATGCCACCGGCTTTGACTCGGGCAGCACGCTGGACTATGTTTACCGCAACCAGGCGGCAGGCATGGGCCCGATCGGGCGACTGGTGGATCGGGTCTATCTGGATTCGATCGGGTGGCGTGGCATCCGCGTGCGCAAGCAGCACGTGCAGGAACTGCTGAACCACGCCATGGCGCGTGTCAGGGATCAAGGCATGCCGGTTCGGCTGATGGACATCGCTGCAGGGCACGGCCGTTATGTGCTGGATGCCGTGGCCGACTCGGCGGTGAAGCCAGAAGCCATCCTGCTGCGCGACTACAGCGACATCAACGTGCAGGACGGGACGGCCCTGATCCAGGCGCGTGGTTTGCAGCAAGTGGCCCGTTTCGTGAAGGCGGATGCCTTTGACCGGGCCTCGCTGCGCAGCGTACAGCCGGCACCGACGGTCGCCGTCGTGTCAGGCCTGTACGAGCTGTTTGCCGACAACCAGATGGTGTCGGAGTCCCTGGCGGGCATCGCGGACGCCATGCCCGAAGGGGGCTGCCTCGTGTACACCGGCCAGCCCTGGCACCCTCAACTGGAGATGATCGCGCGGGCGCTGACCAGCCACCGTCAAGGCCAGGCCTGGGTGATGCGCCGGCGCACCCAGCAGGAGATGGACCAGCTGGTCGAGGCTGCGGGCTTTCGCAAGGTGAGCCAGCGTGTGGACGAGTGGGGCATCTTCACCGTGTCGCTGGCGGTGCGGGTGAGGTCGGCTTGA